A DNA window from Magnetospirillum sp. WYHS-4 contains the following coding sequences:
- a CDS encoding phosphoribulokinase, with protein sequence MSVKHPIIAVTGSSGVKRDSVRKIFNQIFRREGVLAAFVAGESFHKYSRTEMKKAVAEAAAKGNFDLSHFGPEANVFGELENLYRSYGENGTGQRRIYLHTDEEAEAFSDLGLKPGDLTPWEDMPPDTDCLVYEGLHGWVKSGDVALEPLTDLRVGMVPIINLEWIQKIDRDTKMRGYSTEAVVDTMLRRMHDYVHYVIPQFKRSDINFQKVPVVDTSYPMIAREVPSDDECMVVIRFRKPEEFGVDFPFLLRELKNSWMSRRNTIVVQGGKMNMAMELILTPIVRDLMAKRKKALAS encoded by the coding sequence ATGTCCGTCAAGCATCCGATCATCGCCGTCACCGGGTCATCCGGCGTCAAGCGCGACTCCGTGCGAAAGATATTCAACCAGATCTTCCGGCGCGAGGGCGTCCTGGCCGCCTTCGTGGCCGGCGAGAGCTTCCACAAGTATTCGCGCACCGAGATGAAGAAGGCGGTCGCCGAAGCGGCGGCCAAAGGCAACTTCGATCTCAGCCACTTCGGCCCCGAGGCCAACGTATTCGGCGAGTTGGAAAATCTCTACCGCTCCTATGGAGAAAACGGGACTGGCCAGCGTCGCATCTACCTACATACCGACGAGGAGGCCGAGGCTTTTTCCGACCTGGGCCTCAAGCCCGGCGACCTGACCCCCTGGGAGGACATGCCGCCGGACACCGACTGCTTGGTCTACGAAGGCCTGCACGGTTGGGTGAAGTCGGGCGACGTGGCCCTGGAGCCCCTGACCGACCTGCGCGTCGGCATGGTGCCGATCATCAATCTGGAATGGATCCAGAAGATCGATCGCGACACCAAGATGCGCGGCTATTCCACCGAGGCGGTGGTCGACACCATGCTGCGGCGCATGCACGACTACGTGCATTATGTCATCCCGCAGTTCAAGCGTAGCGACATCAACTTCCAGAAGGTGCCGGTGGTCGACACCTCCTACCCGATGATCGCCCGCGAAGTGCCGTCCGACGACGAGTGCATGGTGGTGATCCGCTTCCGCAAGCCGGAGGAATTCGGCGTCGACTTCCCGTTTCTGCTCAGGGAGTTGAAAAACTCCTGGATGTCGCGCCGCAATACCATCGTGGTCCAGGGCGGCAAGATGAACATGGCGATGGAACTGATCCTAACCCCCATCGTCCGCGACCTGATGGCCAAGCGCAAGAAGGCCCTGGCGAGCTGA